A portion of the Micromonospora tarapacensis genome contains these proteins:
- a CDS encoding group I truncated hemoglobin produces MLRADAVCPLTTEGTTVTVTGETAAPASHFERIGGARSVQAAVELFYDRVLADPELAGYFAGVDMAGQRRHLALMLTVVLGGPNEYTGRDLASAHQPLNIPVAHYVEVGGHLTATLTQLGVPGDIITDVQAVLAQVQDQVVAGGNPAGA; encoded by the coding sequence GTGCTGCGCGCCGACGCCGTGTGTCCCCTCACGACGGAAGGAACGACCGTGACGGTTACCGGAGAGACCGCCGCCCCCGCCTCGCATTTCGAGCGGATCGGCGGGGCGCGTTCGGTGCAGGCCGCTGTCGAGCTGTTCTATGACCGGGTGCTCGCCGACCCGGAGCTCGCCGGCTATTTCGCCGGCGTGGACATGGCGGGGCAGCGGCGGCATCTGGCGTTGATGCTGACGGTGGTGCTCGGTGGTCCGAACGAGTACACGGGCCGTGACCTGGCGTCGGCGCATCAGCCGCTGAACATCCCGGTGGCGCACTACGTCGAGGTGGGCGGGCATCTGACGGCGACGTTGACGCAGCTGGGTGTGCCGGGCGACATCATCACCGACGTGCAGGCGGTGCTGGCGCAGGTGCAGGACCAGGTGGTGGCCGGCGGGAACCCGGCGGGCGCCTGA
- a CDS encoding globin domain-containing protein, with the protein MDVSRLKQSWSLVAGHGDQVPLYFYSTLFLAYPETRQMFPTNMAGQRDRLVTALGHIVSRVDQVDQLVGFLQDLGVDHRKFAVRAEHYPAVGEALLATLRHFLGDQWTDELAQDWAAAYGLVAKVMSEAAQAAEAVHPPWWVAEIVGHERRAFDVAVLTLRPQYLLPFHPGQSIGVSHPAVRSWRYYSPANAPRPDGTVELHVRAAPGGAVSSRLVYGCAVGDQVHLAAPVGDGLTLRPAGSADLLLLAGGTGWAPLKALVEQVAAEGSRRRVDLYVGARSRSEFYDGEAIEKFAASYPWLTVTQVVGLDLNRPGQFVQPVDRALADGDWRSRQVYVCGSDDMVSQTVATLTRSGFHAGQLHHEGLGGHWYGPVWRTTGARPAVPDDSGGAR; encoded by the coding sequence GTGGACGTCTCGCGGCTGAAACAGAGTTGGTCCCTGGTTGCCGGGCACGGCGACCAGGTGCCGCTCTACTTCTACTCGACGCTGTTCCTGGCATATCCCGAGACCCGGCAGATGTTCCCGACCAACATGGCGGGTCAGCGGGACCGGCTGGTCACCGCGCTCGGTCACATCGTGTCGCGGGTGGACCAGGTCGACCAGTTGGTCGGTTTCCTGCAGGATCTCGGTGTGGACCACCGCAAGTTCGCGGTGCGGGCGGAGCACTATCCGGCGGTGGGGGAGGCGTTGCTGGCGACGCTGCGGCATTTCCTCGGTGACCAGTGGACGGACGAGCTGGCACAGGACTGGGCGGCGGCGTACGGGTTGGTCGCGAAGGTGATGAGCGAGGCGGCGCAGGCCGCCGAGGCGGTGCATCCACCGTGGTGGGTGGCCGAGATCGTCGGGCATGAGCGGCGGGCGTTCGACGTGGCGGTCCTGACGTTGCGTCCGCAGTATCTGTTGCCGTTCCACCCGGGGCAGTCGATCGGGGTGTCCCATCCGGCGGTGCGGTCGTGGCGGTACTACTCGCCGGCGAACGCGCCGCGCCCGGACGGGACGGTGGAGTTGCACGTGCGGGCGGCTCCCGGTGGTGCGGTGTCGTCGCGGCTGGTGTACGGGTGCGCGGTGGGTGACCAGGTGCATCTGGCGGCCCCGGTGGGTGACGGGTTGACGCTGCGGCCGGCCGGGTCGGCGGATCTGCTGCTGCTGGCCGGTGGCACCGGCTGGGCGCCGTTGAAGGCGCTGGTGGAGCAGGTGGCCGCCGAGGGGTCGCGGCGCCGGGTCGATCTGTACGTGGGGGCCCGTTCGCGCAGCGAGTTCTACGACGGTGAGGCGATCGAGAAGTTCGCCGCCTCGTACCCGTGGTTGACGGTGACGCAGGTGGTGGGGTTGGACCTGAACCGGCCGGGGCAGTTCGTGCAGCCGGTGGACCGGGCGCTGGCCGATGGTGACTGGCGGTCGCGGCAGGTGTACGTGTGTGGTTCCGACGACATGGTGTCGCAGACGGTGGCGACTCTGACCCGGTCCGGTTTCCATGCCGGGCAGCTTCACCACGAGGGTCTGGGTGGGCACTGGTACGGCCCCGTGTGGCGGACGACGGGTGCGCGTCCCGCCGTTCCTGACGATTCCGGAGGTGCCCGGTGA
- a CDS encoding DivIVA domain-containing protein: MSEPRSREWPAGTVGAAPVDRYDGGHVAGGAQVRMSADRVRRWEFGSASFGRRGVDQADVDRFRVQVADELDLLSTQVAHLRAENERLNDHVELHRHGVIPSSDPAPKAPAAKEVNLLSAAQREAEQIIAQAHDYARRVAEYARTQYESYVRAAVEEARQQAERAVQDYRASAGPTFDEGVAAREALRIYGELMISHMQAAARHLDDGSEQLARTIERMGGQPPAAVGGAAVGGAAGSLPRHQQR, from the coding sequence GTGAGTGAGCCCCGCAGCCGCGAATGGCCGGCCGGCACGGTCGGCGCCGCCCCGGTCGACAGGTACGACGGTGGGCACGTCGCCGGTGGTGCGCAGGTGCGGATGAGCGCCGACCGGGTCCGCCGGTGGGAGTTCGGGTCGGCGTCGTTCGGCCGGCGTGGTGTGGACCAGGCCGACGTGGACCGGTTCCGGGTGCAGGTGGCCGACGAACTGGATCTGCTGTCGACGCAGGTGGCGCATCTGCGGGCGGAGAACGAGCGGCTCAACGACCATGTGGAGCTGCACCGGCACGGGGTGATTCCGAGTTCGGACCCGGCTCCGAAGGCGCCGGCGGCCAAGGAGGTGAATCTGCTCTCGGCGGCGCAGCGGGAGGCCGAGCAGATCATCGCGCAGGCGCACGACTACGCCCGGCGGGTCGCCGAGTACGCCCGGACCCAGTACGAGAGCTACGTGCGGGCGGCGGTGGAGGAGGCCCGTCAGCAGGCGGAGCGGGCGGTGCAGGACTATCGCGCGTCGGCCGGGCCGACGTTCGACGAGGGGGTGGCCGCGCGGGAGGCGCTGCGGATCTACGGCGAGTTGATGATCTCGCACATGCAGGCGGCGGCGCGGCACCTCGACGACGGCAGCGAGCAGTTGGCCCGCACGATCGAGCGGATGGGTGGCCAGCCGCCGGCCGCGGTCGGCGGGGCGGCGGTCGGCGGGGCGGCCGGCTCGTTGCCCCGGCACCAGCAGCGCTGA
- a CDS encoding NAD-dependent protein deacetylase produces MEPVAGLVAGGGVVVLSGAGLSTESGIPDYRGPSGAARRHTPMTYQVFTGDAAARRRYWARSHLGWRLVARAAPNDGHRAVARLQHGGLVTGIITQNVDGLHTAAGSRDVTELHGRLDVVVCLGCGERTGRLDLDRRLRAANPGFVAHPDVINPDGDVDLGDAQVAGFRTVDCVSCGGLLKPDVVFFGETVPAARVQACFAMVERARLLLVLGSSLTVMSGRRFVLRAAKRGVPVVIVNQGPTRGDGYACVRVDAPLGALLPALADRLGVGPARPRDAATVPTLPAPAGR; encoded by the coding sequence ATGGAGCCGGTGGCGGGCCTGGTGGCCGGCGGTGGGGTGGTGGTGCTCAGTGGCGCCGGGCTGTCCACCGAGTCGGGCATTCCCGACTACCGGGGGCCCAGTGGCGCGGCCCGCCGGCACACCCCGATGACGTACCAGGTGTTCACCGGGGACGCGGCGGCACGGCGGCGGTACTGGGCCCGCAGCCATCTGGGGTGGCGGCTGGTCGCCCGGGCGGCACCGAACGACGGGCACCGGGCGGTGGCCCGCCTGCAACACGGCGGTCTCGTGACGGGGATCATCACCCAGAACGTCGACGGTCTGCACACGGCGGCCGGCAGCCGTGACGTGACGGAGCTGCACGGCAGGCTCGACGTGGTGGTGTGTCTGGGGTGTGGGGAGCGTACCGGCCGGCTGGACCTGGACCGGCGGCTGCGGGCGGCCAACCCGGGGTTCGTCGCGCACCCCGATGTGATCAACCCCGACGGTGACGTGGATCTCGGTGACGCGCAGGTGGCCGGGTTCCGTACGGTCGACTGTGTGAGCTGCGGCGGGCTGCTCAAGCCCGACGTGGTCTTCTTCGGTGAGACGGTGCCGGCGGCGCGGGTGCAGGCGTGTTTCGCGATGGTGGAGCGGGCCCGGCTGCTGCTGGTGCTGGGGTCGTCGCTGACGGTGATGTCGGGGCGCCGGTTCGTGTTGCGGGCGGCGAAGCGGGGGGTGCCGGTGGTGATCGTCAACCAGGGACCGACCCGTGGTGACGGGTACGCCTGCGTGCGGGTGGACGCGCCGCTGGGTGCGTTGCTGCCGGCGCTGGCCGACCGGCTCGGTGTCGGGCCGGCCCGGCCGCGTGACGCCGCCACGGTGCCGACGTTGCCGGCGCCCGCCGGCCGGTGA
- the gcvP gene encoding aminomethyl-transferring glycine dehydrogenase — MTADQFADRHIGPGPDDERRMLGAVGYASIDELMDAAIPEVIRWHGRLDLPEPASEQDTLAELRAFAAGNTVAVSMIGLGYHGTHTPAVIRRNVLENPAWYTAYTPYQPEISQGRLEALLNFQTMVSDLTGLATANASMLDEGTAAAEAMTLARRASKSSSPVYVVDADALPQTIAVIVGRAEPLGIEVRVLDLDSEALPAQFFGLHLQYPGASGAVRDHAPLVEAAHAAGAVVAVAADLLALTVLRPPGEIGADIAAGTTQRFGVPMGFGGPHAGYLAVRPGLERMLPGRLVGVSRDAAGNPAYRLALQTREQHIRREKATSNICTAQVLLAVMASMYAVYHGPDGLRAIAARTHQMAARLAAGLRAGGVDVAAPAFFDTVTATVPGRAAEVVASAARRGVNLRLVDADRVGISCDETTTTGRLAVVWEAFGVDAVDGEVATALPVELARTSDFLTHPVFRSHRSETAMLRYLRRLADFDYALDRGMIPLGSCTMKLNATTEMEPVSWAEFADIHPFAPAEQTAGYRDLIGQLQGWLAEVTGYDAVSVQPNAGSQGELAGLLAIRAWHRSRGERHRDVCLIPSSAHGTNAASAVMAGMRVVVVGCDDDGNVDLVDLDAKIDAHRGTLAAIMVTYPSTHGVYETGIASLCAKVHDAGGQVYVDGANLNALVGFAKPGRFGADVSHLNLHKTFCIPHGGGGPGVGPVAVRAHLAPFLPGDPGGAPVDGRPAISAARYGSAGILPIPWAYLRMMGADGLSRATGVAVLAANYVAARLRGHFPVLYAGNKGLVAHECVLDLRPLTRSTGVSVDDVAKRLIDYGFHAPTMSFPVAGTLMVEPTESEDLAELDRFCDAMIAIRAEIDKVGSGQWPAGDNPLANAPHTAAMIGGDEWPHPYPRSVGGWPAGVDRAGKYWPPVRRVDGGYGDRNLVCSCPSPQAYES; from the coding sequence ATGACCGCAGACCAGTTCGCCGACCGTCACATCGGTCCCGGCCCGGACGACGAGCGGCGGATGCTCGGCGCCGTCGGATACGCCTCGATCGACGAGCTGATGGACGCGGCGATCCCGGAGGTGATCCGCTGGCATGGCCGGCTCGACCTGCCGGAGCCGGCCAGCGAGCAGGACACCCTGGCCGAGTTGCGGGCCTTCGCCGCCGGCAACACGGTCGCCGTGTCGATGATCGGGCTGGGCTACCACGGCACCCACACCCCGGCGGTGATCCGCCGCAACGTGCTGGAGAATCCGGCCTGGTACACGGCGTACACGCCGTACCAGCCGGAGATCAGCCAGGGCCGGCTGGAGGCGCTGCTGAACTTCCAGACGATGGTGTCCGACCTGACCGGGCTGGCCACCGCGAACGCGTCGATGCTCGACGAGGGCACCGCGGCGGCGGAGGCGATGACGCTGGCCCGGCGGGCGTCGAAGAGCAGCAGCCCGGTGTACGTCGTCGACGCGGACGCCCTGCCGCAGACCATCGCGGTGATCGTCGGGCGGGCCGAGCCGCTCGGTATCGAGGTCCGGGTGCTGGACCTGGACAGCGAGGCGCTGCCGGCGCAGTTCTTCGGTTTGCACCTGCAGTATCCGGGGGCGTCCGGGGCGGTGCGCGACCATGCCCCGCTGGTCGAGGCCGCGCACGCCGCCGGGGCGGTGGTGGCGGTGGCGGCGGACCTGCTCGCGCTGACGGTGCTGCGCCCGCCGGGGGAGATCGGCGCCGACATCGCCGCCGGCACCACCCAACGTTTCGGCGTGCCGATGGGTTTCGGTGGGCCGCACGCCGGCTATCTGGCGGTACGGCCGGGTCTGGAGCGGATGCTGCCCGGCCGGCTGGTCGGGGTGTCCCGGGACGCGGCCGGCAACCCGGCGTACCGGTTGGCGTTGCAGACCCGTGAGCAGCACATCCGTCGGGAGAAGGCGACCAGCAACATCTGCACCGCGCAGGTGCTGCTCGCCGTGATGGCCAGCATGTACGCCGTCTACCACGGTCCGGACGGGTTGCGGGCGATCGCGGCGCGTACCCACCAGATGGCGGCCCGGCTGGCGGCGGGGCTGCGCGCCGGTGGGGTCGACGTCGCCGCGCCGGCGTTCTTCGACACGGTCACCGCCACGGTGCCGGGCCGGGCCGCCGAGGTGGTCGCGTCCGCCGCGCGGCGTGGGGTGAACCTGCGGCTGGTCGACGCCGACCGGGTCGGGATCTCCTGCGACGAGACCACCACCACCGGGCGGTTGGCCGTGGTGTGGGAGGCGTTCGGCGTCGACGCGGTCGACGGTGAGGTGGCTACGGCGCTGCCGGTCGAGCTGGCCCGCACCAGTGACTTCCTCACCCATCCGGTGTTCCGCAGCCACCGGTCGGAGACCGCGATGCTGCGTTACCTGCGCCGGCTGGCCGACTTCGACTACGCCCTGGACCGCGGCATGATCCCGCTCGGGTCGTGCACGATGAAGCTCAACGCCACCACCGAGATGGAGCCGGTGAGCTGGGCGGAGTTCGCCGACATCCATCCGTTCGCCCCGGCGGAGCAGACCGCCGGGTACCGGGACCTGATCGGCCAGTTGCAGGGGTGGCTGGCGGAGGTGACCGGCTACGACGCGGTCAGTGTGCAACCCAACGCCGGGTCGCAGGGTGAGCTGGCCGGGTTGCTGGCCATCCGTGCCTGGCATCGCAGCCGGGGTGAGCGGCACCGCGACGTGTGCCTGATCCCGTCGTCGGCGCACGGCACGAACGCCGCCAGCGCCGTGATGGCCGGGATGCGGGTGGTCGTGGTCGGTTGCGACGACGACGGCAACGTCGACCTGGTCGACCTCGACGCGAAGATCGACGCGCACCGCGGCACCCTGGCGGCGATCATGGTGACGTACCCGTCGACGCACGGGGTGTACGAGACGGGTATCGCGTCGCTGTGCGCGAAGGTCCACGACGCCGGTGGGCAGGTGTACGTCGACGGGGCGAACCTCAACGCGCTGGTCGGGTTCGCCAAGCCGGGCCGGTTCGGTGCGGACGTGTCGCACCTGAACCTGCACAAGACGTTCTGCATCCCGCACGGCGGTGGCGGGCCCGGGGTGGGGCCGGTGGCGGTGCGGGCACACCTGGCGCCGTTCCTGCCGGGCGACCCGGGCGGGGCGCCGGTCGACGGCCGGCCGGCGATCTCGGCGGCCCGGTACGGGTCGGCGGGGATCCTGCCGATTCCGTGGGCGTATCTGCGGATGATGGGTGCCGACGGGCTGTCCCGGGCTACCGGGGTGGCGGTGCTGGCGGCCAACTACGTGGCGGCGCGGCTGCGCGGGCATTTCCCGGTGCTGTACGCGGGCAACAAGGGTCTGGTGGCCCACGAGTGCGTCCTGGACCTGCGGCCGTTGACCAGGTCGACCGGGGTGAGTGTCGACGACGTGGCGAAGCGGTTGATCGACTACGGTTTCCACGCGCCGACGATGTCGTTCCCGGTGGCGGGGACGCTGATGGTGGAGCCGACGGAGAGCGAGGACCTGGCCGAGCTGGACCGGTTCTGCGACGCGATGATCGCCATCCGGGCGGAGATCGACAAGGTCGGTTCCGGCCAGTGGCCGGCCGGCGACAATCCCCTGGCCAATGCGCCGCACACGGCGGCGATGATCGGCGGTGACGAGTGGCCGCATCCGTATCCTCGGTCGGTCGGCGGCTGGCCGGCCGGGGTGGACCGGGCGGGGAAGTACTGGCCGCCGGTGCGTCGGGTCGACGGCGGGTACGGCGACCGGAACCTGGTCTGCTCGTGCCCGTCGCCGCAGGCGTACGAGAGCTGA
- a CDS encoding DUF5999 family protein — translation MCQHQPTCPSADATDREAARVIACFREQGWSLLCNGVIVFEDTGELLPDGSSVAPHRGPARHALAA, via the coding sequence ATGTGCCAGCACCAACCCACCTGCCCCTCCGCCGACGCCACCGACCGGGAAGCCGCCAGGGTCATCGCCTGCTTCCGTGAGCAGGGCTGGAGCCTGCTCTGCAACGGCGTCATCGTCTTCGAGGACACCGGCGAGCTGCTCCCCGACGGCAGCAGCGTCGCTCCGCACCGCGGCCCCGCCCGACACGCACTCGCCGCCTGA
- the def gene encoding peptide deformylase, which translates to MTMRDIRIIGDPVLRTPSEPITSFDAELRTLVTDLMDTLLGAPGRAGVAAPQIGVNAQVFVYDADGHRGHMVNPTLDVSEELQDDDEGCLSIPGLYFPTPRALHATARGFDQHGEPLTIAGTGFLARALQHETDHLAGRLYVDILRGETRRHALREIRAGRFDSSHRG; encoded by the coding sequence ATGACGATGCGGGACATCCGAATCATCGGCGACCCGGTGCTGCGCACCCCCAGCGAGCCGATCACCAGCTTCGACGCCGAACTGCGCACCCTGGTCACCGACCTGATGGACACCCTGCTCGGCGCGCCCGGCCGCGCTGGCGTCGCCGCCCCGCAGATCGGCGTCAACGCCCAGGTCTTCGTCTACGACGCCGACGGACACCGCGGCCACATGGTCAACCCGACCCTGGACGTCTCCGAAGAACTCCAGGACGACGACGAAGGCTGCCTGTCCATCCCCGGCCTGTACTTCCCGACCCCCCGCGCCCTGCACGCCACCGCCCGCGGCTTCGACCAGCACGGCGAACCGCTGACCATCGCCGGCACCGGTTTCCTCGCCCGCGCCCTGCAACACGAGACCGACCACCTCGCCGGGCGTCTCTACGTGGACATCCTGCGCGGCGAGACCCGCCGCCACGCCCTACGGGAGATCCGCGCCGGCCGTTTCGACTCATCCCACCGCGGCTGA
- a CDS encoding GNAT family N-acetyltransferase has translation MSQVTLRSSRIVLVPLADEHLDHEVELDADPEVMRYLGPVRSRVEVVRAHRQRLAAARRVPGLGFWAGFVDGGFVGWWILEPPSRPDQGPVAGQAELGYRLLRRHWRRGLASEGARELIRHGFTDLGLRRIFAETMAVNVASRATMAAVGMRYVRTFHQPWPDPLPGSQDGEVEYEITRQRWWAGSAAVG, from the coding sequence GTGTCGCAGGTGACGTTGCGAAGTTCGCGGATCGTGCTCGTGCCGTTGGCCGATGAGCATCTGGACCACGAGGTCGAGTTGGACGCCGATCCGGAGGTGATGCGCTATCTCGGGCCGGTCCGTTCCCGGGTCGAGGTGGTGCGGGCACACCGGCAGCGGTTGGCGGCGGCGCGGCGGGTGCCGGGCTTGGGGTTCTGGGCCGGGTTCGTCGATGGTGGTTTCGTCGGCTGGTGGATCCTGGAGCCGCCGTCGCGGCCGGACCAGGGGCCGGTGGCGGGGCAGGCGGAGCTGGGTTACCGGCTGCTGCGCCGGCACTGGCGGCGAGGGCTGGCCAGTGAGGGGGCTCGGGAGTTGATCCGGCACGGCTTCACCGACCTCGGTCTGCGGCGGATCTTCGCCGAGACGATGGCGGTCAACGTCGCGTCGCGGGCGACGATGGCGGCGGTCGGGATGCGCTACGTGCGTACGTTCCACCAGCCGTGGCCGGATCCGCTGCCGGGTTCGCAGGACGGTGAGGTGGAGTACGAGATCACCCGGCAACGGTGGTGGGCCGGGTCAGCCGCGGTGGGATGA
- a CDS encoding sulfite exporter TauE/SafE family protein: protein MELDPLTIATLLTAAALAGWVDAVVGGGGLLLLPALLVAVPGMPPAMALGTNKLAAIAGTSTAAVTYARRTKIDWVVAGPAAALAVVCAGLGAALAGAVPPSAYRPVVLVVLVSVALFVVLRPRLGVLAVPRRRTRGRMVVAVLVAGVGIASYDGLIGPGTGTFLVVAFTALVGADFVHGSAMAKVVNAGTNAGALAVFAVTGNVWWLLGAAMAVCNIVGATVGARMALRRGSGFVRAVLLVVVLALVAKLGYDQWVAG, encoded by the coding sequence GTGGAGTTGGATCCGCTGACCATCGCGACGCTGCTGACCGCTGCGGCCCTGGCGGGTTGGGTGGATGCCGTGGTGGGCGGTGGGGGTCTGCTGTTGTTGCCGGCGCTGCTGGTGGCCGTGCCGGGGATGCCGCCGGCCATGGCGTTGGGCACGAACAAGTTGGCGGCGATCGCGGGTACGTCGACGGCGGCGGTGACGTATGCCCGCCGTACGAAGATCGACTGGGTGGTGGCGGGGCCGGCGGCGGCGTTGGCGGTGGTCTGCGCCGGGCTGGGCGCGGCGTTGGCCGGGGCGGTGCCGCCGTCGGCGTACCGGCCGGTGGTGCTGGTGGTGCTGGTGTCGGTGGCGTTGTTCGTGGTGCTGCGTCCCCGGCTGGGGGTGCTGGCGGTGCCGCGGCGGCGCACGCGGGGCCGGATGGTGGTGGCGGTGCTGGTGGCCGGGGTGGGCATCGCGAGCTATGACGGGTTGATCGGGCCGGGCACCGGCACGTTCCTGGTGGTGGCGTTCACCGCGCTGGTGGGTGCGGACTTCGTGCATGGTTCGGCGATGGCGAAGGTGGTCAACGCCGGCACGAACGCCGGTGCGCTGGCGGTGTTCGCGGTGACCGGGAACGTGTGGTGGCTGCTGGGCGCGGCGATGGCGGTGTGCAACATCGTCGGGGCGACGGTGGGGGCGCGGATGGCGTTGCGTCGCGGGTCGGGTTTCGTGCGGGCGGTGCTGCTGGTGGTGGTGCTGGCGTTGGTGGCGAAGCTGGGCTACGACCAGTGGGTGGCCGGGTGA
- a CDS encoding endonuclease/exonuclease/phosphatase family protein, with protein MRLATFNMLHGRSLTDGLVDPARLATAVAALDADVLALQEVDRDQSRSGNLDLTAIAAQALGTAEHRFAAAVVGTPGEAFRPLTHDDDGHGEPCYGVGLVTRHPVTTWRVTRLRPAPVRSPVYVPGPGGGLILLRDEPRVVLAAVLDTPHGPTTVAATHLSFVPGWNARQLRQIVRALRTLPAPRILLGDLNLPAWAARAASGWHLLGRRPTYPAGQPRVQLDHALADRQGFDRLPPVTAVRTPLSTISDHRPLLVDLG; from the coding sequence GTGCGCCTGGCCACGTTCAACATGTTGCACGGCCGGTCCCTCACCGACGGCCTGGTCGACCCGGCCCGACTGGCCACCGCCGTCGCCGCTCTCGACGCCGACGTCCTCGCCCTGCAGGAGGTCGACCGCGACCAGTCTCGCAGCGGCAACCTCGACCTCACCGCCATCGCCGCCCAGGCCCTCGGCACTGCCGAGCACCGGTTCGCCGCCGCCGTGGTCGGCACCCCCGGCGAGGCGTTCCGCCCACTGACCCACGACGACGACGGTCACGGCGAGCCCTGCTACGGCGTCGGCCTGGTCACCCGCCACCCGGTCACCACCTGGCGGGTGACGCGGCTACGCCCCGCCCCGGTACGCTCCCCGGTCTACGTGCCCGGCCCCGGCGGCGGGCTGATCCTGCTGCGCGACGAACCCCGGGTGGTGCTCGCCGCCGTGCTGGACACCCCACACGGCCCGACCACCGTCGCCGCCACCCACCTGTCCTTCGTGCCCGGCTGGAACGCCCGCCAACTGCGCCAGATCGTCCGCGCCCTACGCACCCTGCCCGCACCGCGGATCCTGCTCGGCGACCTGAACCTGCCCGCCTGGGCGGCCCGCGCCGCCTCCGGCTGGCACCTGCTGGGCCGCCGCCCCACCTACCCGGCCGGGCAACCACGCGTCCAACTCGACCACGCCCTCGCCGACCGGCAGGGCTTCGACCGGCTGCCCCCGGTCACCGCCGTACGCACCCCCCTGTCGACCATCTCCGACCACCGGCCCCTGCTGGTCGACCTCGGCTGA
- a CDS encoding bifunctional 5,10-methylenetetrahydrofolate dehydrogenase/5,10-methenyltetrahydrofolate cyclohydrolase: MSTVTSRARLLPGGPVAEAILAEVAEGVAGLRAAGVTPALATVLVGDDAASAGYIGIKQRQAAELGFASPHVRLPGSASQADLRAVLADFNRDPGVHGVLLQHPVPEGLDYDRALQALDPDSDVDGMHPVNMGRLALGLPGPLPCTPAAIEALLAYHGVSVAGREVVVLGRGATLGRPLAMLLAQKRPTADAAVTVVHTGVADWPRYARRAQILVAAAGVPGIVRPEHVRPGAVVVGGGVRYAGRRLLPDVDPSCDRVAGAITPRVGGVGPVTVAMLFRNALRAARSAAGLADRS, from the coding sequence ATGTCGACGGTGACGAGCAGGGCGCGGTTGCTACCGGGTGGGCCGGTGGCGGAGGCGATTCTGGCCGAGGTGGCCGAGGGTGTGGCGGGGCTGCGGGCGGCGGGGGTGACGCCAGCGCTGGCGACGGTGCTGGTGGGTGACGACGCGGCCAGTGCCGGCTACATCGGGATCAAGCAGCGGCAGGCGGCGGAGTTGGGTTTCGCCTCGCCGCACGTGCGGTTGCCGGGCTCGGCGTCGCAGGCCGATCTGCGTGCGGTGCTGGCCGATTTCAACAGGGATCCGGGTGTGCACGGTGTGCTGTTGCAGCATCCGGTACCCGAGGGTCTGGACTACGACCGGGCGTTGCAGGCCCTGGATCCGGATTCTGACGTCGACGGGATGCATCCGGTGAACATGGGGCGGCTGGCGTTGGGGTTGCCGGGTCCGTTGCCGTGTACGCCGGCGGCGATCGAGGCGTTGTTGGCGTACCACGGGGTGTCGGTGGCGGGCCGTGAGGTGGTGGTGCTGGGGCGGGGTGCGACGTTGGGCCGGCCGTTGGCGATGTTGCTGGCGCAGAAGCGGCCGACGGCGGACGCCGCGGTGACGGTGGTGCACACCGGGGTGGCGGACTGGCCGCGGTACGCCCGGCGGGCGCAGATCCTGGTGGCGGCGGCCGGGGTGCCGGGGATCGTGCGGCCGGAGCACGTGCGGCCGGGCGCGGTGGTGGTCGGTGGTGGGGTGCGGTATGCGGGGCGGCGGTTGTTGCCGGACGTGGATCCGTCGTGTGACCGGGTGGCGGGGGCGATCACGCCGCGGGTCGGTGGGGTGGGTCCGGTGACGGTGGCGATGTTGTTCCGCAACGCGTTGCGGGCGGCGCGGTCAGCGGCCGGTCTGGCGGACCGGTCGTAG